The Eubacteriaceae bacterium Marseille-Q4139 genome has a window encoding:
- a CDS encoding DNA-binding protein: MEKLISRKEAAKLLGISIATLDAARNSGLISYVQYVQNGCVYFTDAGLQEYIAKCTHRAKPVEKSATYRKLRSVRA, from the coding sequence ATGGAAAAATTGATTTCGCGGAAAGAGGCTGCCAAATTACTGGGGATTAGCATTGCCACTTTGGATGCAGCTCGAAACAGTGGGCTAATTTCCTATGTTCAGTATGTGCAAAATGGTTGCGTGTACTTTACAGATGCTGGCCTTCAGGAGTATATCGCAAAATGCACCCATCGTGCAAAGCCAGTGGAAAAAAGCGCTACATACCGCAAGCTGCGAAGTGTCCGAGCTTGA
- the lnu(C) gene encoding lincosamide nucleotidyltransferase Lnu(C): protein MVNITDVKQILQFAIDAEIKVFLDGGWGVDALLGYQSRAHNDIDIFVEKNDYQNFIEIMKANGFYEIKMEYTTLNHTVWEDLKNRIIDLHCFEYTDEGEILYDGDCFPVETFSGKGRIEEIEVSCIEPYSQVMFHLGYEFDENDAHDVKLLCETLHIEIPNEYR from the coding sequence ATGGTCAATATAACAGATGTAAAACAGATTCTTCAATTTGCAATAGATGCGGAGATTAAAGTCTTTCTTGATGGTGGCTGGGGTGTAGATGCTCTTCTTGGATATCAGTCAAGAGCCCATAATGATATTGACATTTTTGTAGAAAAGAACGATTATCAGAACTTTATAGAAATAATGAAAGCTAATGGCTTTTATGAGATTAAGATGGAATATACAACATTGAACCATACTGTATGGGAAGATTTGAAAAACAGAATTATTGATTTGCATTGTTTTGAATATACGGACGAAGGTGAAATTCTTTATGATGGGGATTGTTTTCCGGTAGAAACTTTTTCGGGTAAAGGAAGAATTGAGGAAATAGAGGTTTCCTGTATTGAACCATATAGTCAAGTAATGTTCCATCTGGGATACGAGTTTGATGAAAATGATGCACATGATGTGAAGTTATTGTGTGAGACACTTCATATCGAAATTCCAAATGAGTATAGATAA
- a CDS encoding IS1595-like element ISSag10 family transposase → MPTIKDALDIIGKLTVAEQESLKTMLLSPAFVKSLNIEDFVAKERFANGRVCPLCGCIHVVRNGHRKDGTQRYVCKDCGKSFVIATNSIVSGTRKDLSVWEQYIDCMMNGLSIRKTAVACGIHRNTAFLWRHKILDALQNMADDVTLDGIIEADETFFAISYKGNHSKSKTFAMPRKAHKRGHSTHIRGLSQEKVCVPCAVNRNGLSISKITNTGRVSTRDLHHIYDGRIKTNSTLVTDKMNSYVRFTNANSIDLVQLKTGKAKKGIYNIQHINSYHSQLKRFMRGFNGVSTKYLNNYLVWNNLVNYAKESDMEKRNIFLTFVLATLKTAKCRDLSNRPAVPLVA, encoded by the coding sequence ATGCCTACTATCAAAGACGCATTAGATATTATCGGTAAGTTGACTGTCGCAGAGCAGGAAAGCCTTAAAACAATGCTTTTAAGTCCTGCCTTTGTAAAGTCTTTGAATATTGAAGATTTCGTAGCAAAGGAACGCTTTGCAAATGGTCGTGTATGCCCTCTTTGTGGCTGTATCCATGTGGTTCGCAATGGTCATCGTAAAGATGGCACACAGCGATATGTATGTAAGGATTGTGGCAAGTCCTTCGTGATTGCTACGAACTCCATTGTGTCTGGTACAAGAAAAGACTTGTCCGTGTGGGAGCAGTACATTGATTGTATGATGAATGGCTTATCCATTCGTAAGACTGCTGTTGCTTGTGGGATTCACAGAAACACCGCATTCCTTTGGAGACACAAGATTTTGGATGCACTTCAGAATATGGCAGACGATGTTACCCTTGACGGCATTATTGAGGCTGACGAAACTTTTTTCGCCATCTCGTACAAGGGCAATCATAGCAAGAGTAAGACATTTGCTATGCCACGCAAGGCTCATAAGCGTGGTCATTCTACACATATCAGAGGCTTGTCCCAAGAAAAGGTATGTGTTCCTTGTGCGGTTAATAGGAATGGCTTGTCTATCTCCAAGATTACGAATACTGGTAGAGTTTCTACAAGAGATTTACATCATATTTATGATGGTAGGATTAAGACCAATTCCACTCTTGTTACGGACAAGATGAACTCCTATGTGAGATTTACAAATGCCAATAGCATTGACCTTGTGCAGTTAAAGACTGGCAAAGCCAAGAAAGGCATTTATAATATCCAACATATCAATAGCTACCATAGCCAGCTAAAGAGGTTTATGCGTGGCTTTAACGGTGTTTCTACCAAGTATCTGAACAACTATCTTGTGTGGAATAACCTTGTAAATTACGCCAAAGAAAGCGACATGGAGAAAAGGAACATCTTCTTAACTTTCGTTTTGGCAACATTGAAAACTGCTAAATGCAGAGATTTATCAAACAGACCAGCAGTTCCTCTGGTCGCCTAA
- a CDS encoding RNA polymerase subunit sigma-70 yields the protein MGFNYGYEKKKFDSRWKRLEVEYCDAGMSEEQIAAMKEYDWAWFCSQRVFQNHTQPIPCEQYDEVCGQSQLFRKFASLSYQWDVDKIDQTRYGWLASVENEQLLLRLKKLSKKDLELLTLLFVDGYRQIDVARLWHCSRSAVAQRFKKMALSQQMVDF from the coding sequence ATGGGATTTAATTATGGATATGAGAAAAAGAAGTTTGATAGTAGATGGAAGCGTTTAGAAGTTGAGTATTGTGATGCAGGGATGAGCGAAGAACAGATTGCTGCCATGAAAGAATATGACTGGGCATGGTTTTGCAGTCAAAGGGTTTTTCAAAACCATACGCAACCAATACCTTGTGAACAATATGATGAAGTATGTGGTCAATCACAGCTGTTCCGAAAGTTTGCATCGTTATCTTATCAATGGGATGTTGATAAGATTGATCAAACGCGATATGGATGGTTGGCTTCGGTGGAAAACGAACAACTACTGTTGAGATTGAAGAAGCTGTCGAAGAAAGATTTGGAGCTATTGACATTACTTTTTGTGGATGGTTATCGTCAAATTGATGTAGCACGTCTTTGGCATTGTTCCAGAAGTGCTGTTGCACAAAGATTTAAAAAAATGGCTCTGTCACAACAAATGGTTGATTTTTGA
- a CDS encoding undecaprenyl-diphosphate phosphatase yields the protein MVLDFIEILKVIFLGIVEGITEWLPISSTGHMILVDEFITLNMSEAFKEMFFVVIQLGAILAVVVMFWNKMFPFQFKNKAQSIVKKDTFSLWFKVAVACVPSAIMGILFDDYLDAYLQTPIVISIMLIFYGLLFILIENWNKKRTPTTMALSDISYKTAILIGAFQVLSLIPGTSRSGATIIGALLIGVSRVAAAEFTFFLAVPTMLGASAFKLLKFGFEFTSAELLALVLGMAVAFAVSVLVIKFLMNFIKKHDFKVFGWYRIVLGILVVLIKS from the coding sequence ATGGTACTTGATTTTATAGAAATTTTAAAAGTTATTTTTCTTGGAATTGTTGAGGGTATTACTGAGTGGCTACCTATCAGCAGCACAGGACATATGATTCTTGTGGACGAATTTATCACACTTAATATGAGCGAAGCATTTAAAGAAATGTTTTTTGTTGTTATTCAACTTGGAGCTATACTCGCAGTGGTTGTAATGTTTTGGAACAAGATGTTTCCCTTTCAATTTAAGAACAAAGCACAGTCAATTGTTAAAAAGGATACTTTCTCGTTGTGGTTCAAGGTTGCGGTAGCTTGTGTACCGTCAGCTATTATGGGGATTCTATTTGATGATTATTTGGATGCTTACCTCCAAACCCCCATTGTGATTTCAATCATGTTAATCTTTTATGGTTTGTTATTCATTCTCATAGAAAATTGGAATAAAAAGCGTACTCCTACTACTATGGCACTTTCTGACATCAGCTATAAAACAGCAATCTTGATAGGGGCATTTCAAGTGTTATCACTTATACCCGGCACATCACGGTCGGGAGCAACGATTATAGGTGCTTTACTCATAGGAGTTTCACGAGTGGCAGCAGCAGAGTTTACTTTTTTCCTCGCAGTACCTACTATGCTTGGAGCAAGTGCTTTTAAGCTGTTAAAATTCGGGTTTGAATTTACAAGTGCAGAACTGCTCGCTCTTGTTCTCGGTATGGCTGTGGCATTTGCGGTATCTGTCTTAGTAATTAAATTCCTAATGAACTTTATCAAAAAACATGATTTTAAGGTGTTTGGTTGGTATCGAATTGTGCTTGGTATACTTGTTGTACTTATAAAATCTTAA
- a CDS encoding ABC transporter permease — MLNLISCELLKLKRSKMVLISVAGVLSTPLLMLIEALQTHFDKPEIIFTLSDIYSDSVLYIMLLVNIMIYVAIAAYLFSREYTESTLKTILPIPISRTKLLIGKFCTLLLWIVMLTLVTWAGIFIVCGLYDAVFTLEGYSLLVAIVWLPKFLFGSILMFLTVSPFVFVAMKTKGFVAPMIGSAVIVMGSAALSNQEWGALYPWTATYFLVQGKLQSTGYPTLLSVSIIILVSAVGFLMTFHHFKKEDLK; from the coding sequence TTGCTTAATCTTATTTCTTGTGAATTATTAAAACTAAAGCGTTCAAAAATGGTGCTAATTAGTGTGGCAGGGGTATTATCTACCCCACTTTTGATGTTAATAGAAGCCTTGCAAACACATTTTGATAAGCCGGAGATTATCTTTACCTTGTCTGACATATACAGCGACAGTGTACTGTATATCATGCTGCTGGTAAACATTATGATATATGTGGCAATTGCAGCTTACTTGTTTAGCAGAGAGTACACAGAAAGCACCCTCAAAACCATATTGCCCATACCCATTTCAAGGACAAAACTATTAATTGGAAAATTTTGCACCCTGCTTCTTTGGATTGTTATGCTAACCCTTGTAACATGGGCAGGTATATTTATCGTTTGTGGGCTATATGACGCTGTCTTTACATTGGAGGGATATAGCTTACTAGTGGCAATAGTATGGCTCCCCAAGTTTTTGTTTGGCAGTATCCTGATGTTTTTAACAGTTTCTCCTTTTGTGTTTGTTGCTATGAAAACAAAAGGATTTGTCGCCCCGATGATTGGCTCTGCCGTGATTGTCATGGGAAGTGCCGCACTTTCAAATCAAGAATGGGGAGCGTTGTATCCGTGGACAGCCACCTATTTCTTGGTGCAGGGTAAACTTCAGAGTACCGGCTATCCTACACTGCTGTCTGTATCTATTATTATTCTTGTATCAGCAGTTGGTTTTCTTATGACCTTTCATCATTTTAAAAAGGAGGATTTGAAATAA
- a CDS encoding ATP-binding cassette domain-containing protein — MDYIIETENLTKRYGTATVVDKVNLHVPKGKIYGLLGRNGAGKTTAMKMMLQLAFPTEGTVRLFGTNYKENIHTLYSKVGSIIETPGFYSNLTGYENLQILAKLRGGVSKSGVEKALEVVGLHKEKRKVFSDYSLGMKQRLGIAAAIMHEPELLILDEPINGLDPIGIVEIRSFLSELSHNHGITIFISSHVLSEIEQIADIIGVMHEGHLVEEVNISELHKRNRKYIQFDLSDSEIAGKILENHYHMTDFTVQDGTVRIYDFSQSVGEINREFARNGLLVTRINDSEENLEDYFSKLIGGGGIA; from the coding sequence ATGGATTATATCATTGAAACAGAAAATCTTACGAAGCGATACGGAACAGCCACCGTTGTCGATAAGGTAAATCTTCATGTGCCAAAGGGCAAAATTTATGGTTTGCTCGGCAGAAACGGAGCAGGCAAAACCACAGCAATGAAAATGATGTTGCAGCTTGCTTTCCCAACGGAGGGAACGGTACGCTTGTTTGGCACAAACTATAAGGAAAATATCCATACCCTTTATAGCAAAGTAGGCTCTATTATCGAAACACCGGGATTTTACAGTAATTTAACAGGGTATGAGAATTTGCAAATTCTCGCTAAACTGCGAGGGGGAGTATCTAAAAGTGGAGTAGAAAAAGCTCTTGAAGTTGTGGGGCTGCATAAGGAGAAAAGAAAAGTCTTTTCCGATTATTCCCTCGGAATGAAGCAACGGCTTGGTATTGCCGCCGCCATTATGCACGAGCCGGAGCTTTTAATACTTGACGAACCGATTAACGGACTTGACCCCATTGGAATAGTTGAAATACGCTCATTTTTATCTGAACTTAGTCACAATCATGGCATTACCATTTTTATCTCAAGCCATGTTTTAAGCGAGATTGAACAGATAGCAGATATTATCGGCGTTATGCACGAGGGGCATTTAGTAGAGGAAGTGAATATATCCGAGCTTCACAAAAGGAATCGAAAATACATTCAATTTGATTTATCTGACAGTGAGATAGCCGGAAAGATTTTAGAAAACCACTACCACATGACGGATTTTACAGTGCAGGACGGTACGGTGAGAATTTATGACTTTAGCCAAAGTGTTGGAGAAATCAATCGAGAATTTGCACGAAATGGACTGCTCGTGACAAGGATAAATGATAGTGAGGAAAACTTAGAGGACTACTTTTCTAAACTGATTGGAGGTGGCGGTATTGCTTAA
- a CDS encoding helix-turn-helix transcriptional regulator, giving the protein MEFNEKLQQLRTGKNLTQEQLAEQLYVSRTAISKWESGKGYPNIESLKCISKFFSVTIDELLSGEELITLAETENRSNLKKIYSFIYGILDMMAVTFILLPLYGNLVDGYIYSVNLLSFTDTTPIYLAIYWIVFIVLIALGIAKLMCVCFEKESWSNIITKCSLVLSTLFICFFAAARQPYVTALMFLLFVAKIFVWIKQTQTK; this is encoded by the coding sequence ATGGAATTTAATGAAAAGCTACAACAGCTTAGGACTGGAAAGAACTTAACGCAGGAACAACTTGCGGAGCAATTATATGTATCAAGAACAGCCATTTCAAAATGGGAAAGCGGCAAGGGTTACCCTAACATTGAGTCGCTCAAGTGTATTTCTAAATTCTTTTCTGTGACCATAGATGAACTGCTATCGGGCGAAGAACTGATTACACTTGCCGAAACTGAAAATCGTTCCAACTTGAAAAAAATTTACAGTTTCATTTATGGAATATTAGATATGATGGCGGTTACTTTTATACTTTTGCCGTTGTATGGTAACCTTGTTGACGGATATATTTATTCTGTCAATCTACTTTCATTTACAGACACTACCCCAATATATCTTGCAATCTATTGGATTGTTTTTATTGTTTTGATTGCACTTGGGATAGCGAAACTGATGTGTGTTTGTTTTGAAAAGGAATCATGGAGCAACATAATCACAAAATGCTCTCTCGTGCTGAGTACGCTTTTTATCTGCTTCTTCGCTGCGGCAAGACAACCCTATGTAACCGCCCTTATGTTTCTGCTATTTGTTGCTAAAATATTTGTCTGGATAAAGCAAACCCAAACAAAGTAA
- a CDS encoding DNA-binding protein — MIFERSMILCLVVYNFVLVERNLLLFVIPYIIIIYSLRKEVDIMNYISVKAASEKWGISERRIQKLCEENRIDGTEKFGRAWMIPKDAEKPVDGRMKTRNKQEENHGI; from the coding sequence ATGATATTTGAACGAAGTATGATTTTATGTTTAGTAGTGTATAATTTCGTATTAGTGGAGAGAAACTTGCTATTATTCGTCATTCCGTATATAATAATTATATACTCTTTGCGAAAGGAAGTTGATATTATGAATTACATTTCTGTGAAAGCCGCTTCTGAAAAATGGGGCATATCGGAAAGACGGATACAAAAATTATGTGAGGAAAATCGCATTGACGGAACTGAAAAATTTGGTCGTGCATGGATGATACCAAAAGATGCAGAAAAACCCGTTGATGGACGTATGAAAACAAGGAACAAACAGGAGGAGAATCATGGAATTTAA
- a CDS encoding helix-turn-helix domain-containing protein produces MYQDERKLDFKPLGIAIKKAREAKGWTQEYLAQLVDLTPRSIMYIENRGQHPRLNKFYLITTLLDISVDQFFFPCNEDGDNNRRKQVDVLLNDMEEKELIVMEATAQGLKKARETAE; encoded by the coding sequence ATGTACCAAGATGAAAGAAAACTTGATTTTAAGCCGTTAGGTATAGCGATAAAAAAAGCTCGGGAAGCAAAAGGGTGGACACAGGAATATCTTGCCCAACTGGTAGACCTTACGCCACGCTCTATTATGTATATAGAGAACAGGGGGCAGCACCCAAGGCTTAACAAATTTTATCTCATTACTACCTTGCTTGACATCTCTGTAGACCAGTTCTTTTTTCCATGCAATGAAGATGGCGACAACAATCGCCGCAAACAAGTTGATGTACTGTTGAATGATATGGAAGAAAAGGAGCTTATCGTGATGGAAGCTACGGCTCAAGGCTTGAAAAAGGCAAGAGAAACTGCGGAATAA
- a CDS encoding relaxase/mobilization nuclease domain-containing protein, with protein MATTRIMPLHIGKGRTESRAISDIIDYVANPQKTDNGKLITSYGCDSRTADAEFLLAKRQYIAATGRVRGTDDVIAYHVRQSFRPGEITPEEANRLGIEFARRFTKGNHSFVVCTHIDKSHIHNHIIWSAVNMDCDRKFRNFWGSTRAVRRLSDTICIENGLSIVENPKPHGKSYNKWLGEQAKPSHREQLRVMIDRALEQKPADFDTLLQLLSEMGCEVSRRGKAIRLKAPGWKNVARMDDKLGAGYSETEIRAVLAGEKQHTPRKKSTVQPEPPKVNLLVDIQAKLQAGKGAGYARWAKVFNLKQMAQTVNFLTEHHLLDYTELEEKAVAATAHHNELSAQIKATEKRMAEIAVLRTHIVNYAKTRETYVAYRKAGYSRKFREEHEQEILLHQAAKNAFDEMGVKKLPKVKDLQSEYAKLLEEKKKTYAEYRRSREEMRELLTAKANVDRLLKMDEEQKKEQEKDHGQR; from the coding sequence ATGGCAACCACACGCATCATGCCGCTGCATATCGGCAAGGGTCGGACTGAGAGCCGTGCCATCAGCGATATTATTGACTATGTGGCAAATCCCCAAAAGACCGACAACGGAAAATTGATTACCAGCTATGGATGTGACAGCCGCACTGCTGATGCAGAGTTTCTGTTGGCAAAGCGGCAGTATATTGCCGCCACCGGACGAGTGCGCGGTACAGATGATGTGATCGCCTACCATGTGCGCCAGTCGTTCAGGCCCGGAGAGATCACACCGGAGGAAGCCAACCGGCTGGGCATAGAATTTGCCAGGCGGTTCACCAAAGGCAATCATTCCTTTGTGGTCTGCACCCACATCGACAAATCGCATATTCATAATCACATCATCTGGTCGGCGGTCAATATGGATTGTGACCGGAAGTTCCGTAACTTTTGGGGAAGCACCAGAGCTGTTCGACGTTTAAGTGACACCATTTGTATCGAGAACGGACTATCCATTGTGGAGAACCCCAAGCCCCACGGAAAAAGCTACAACAAGTGGCTGGGCGAACAAGCCAAGCCCTCCCATCGGGAACAGCTACGGGTGATGATTGACCGGGCGCTGGAGCAAAAGCCAGCAGACTTTGACACACTTCTGCAACTGCTTTCCGAGATGGGCTGCGAGGTATCTCGGCGCGGGAAAGCAATCCGCCTTAAAGCTCCCGGCTGGAAGAATGTAGCCCGTATGGATGACAAGCTGGGAGCCGGGTACAGCGAAACAGAAATCCGTGCGGTGCTGGCTGGAGAAAAGCAGCACACGCCCCGCAAGAAATCCACCGTGCAGCCGGAGCCACCCAAGGTCAATTTGCTGGTGGATATTCAGGCAAAATTGCAGGCCGGGAAAGGTGCTGGATATGCACGCTGGGCCAAGGTTTTTAACTTAAAACAGATGGCGCAGACCGTGAATTTTCTTACCGAACATCACCTACTGGACTATACAGAGCTGGAAGAAAAAGCGGTGGCGGCTACCGCCCATCACAATGAGCTGTCAGCGCAGATTAAGGCGACGGAGAAACGCATGGCAGAGATCGCCGTCCTGCGTACCCATATCGTTAATTATGCCAAGACCCGCGAGACCTATGTTGCCTATCGCAAGGCCGGTTATTCCCGAAAATTTCGGGAGGAACATGAGCAAGAAATTCTGCTCCATCAGGCGGCAAAAAATGCCTTTGATGAGATGGGAGTGAAGAAGCTGCCCAAGGTCAAAGACCTGCAATCTGAGTATGCCAAACTGCTGGAGGAAAAGAAGAAAACCTACGCCGAGTACCGGCGTTCCCGTGAGGAAATGCGGGAACTTTTGACGGCAAAGGCCAATGTGGATCGGCTGCTGAAAATGGATGAGGAACAGAAAAAAGAACAAGAAAAAGACCACGGCCAGCGGTAA
- a CDS encoding nucleotidyl transferase AbiEii/AbiGii toxin family protein, translating to MIKTARQLKDLIRNLSRKKSADAQLLMRNYMMERFLERISLSEYRDKFILKGGMLVAAMVGLDARSTMDLDATVKGANVNVEDIENLISAIVSVPLDDGVKFQLKSISEIMDEAEYPGIRVNMTTTFDGVVTPLKIDISTGDAITPREIRYSFKLMLEDRSIDIWAYNLETVLAEKLETIITRTTTNTRMRDFYDIYILEQLHGNTLDPQILHDALRATAHKRGTERHLAEAAEVFEEVENSSVMQKLWESYRKKFSYAADLEWNIIMGAVRSLYALSEKESSL from the coding sequence ATGATAAAAACAGCAAGGCAGTTGAAGGATCTGATCCGCAATCTTTCCAGAAAAAAATCTGCGGACGCCCAGCTCTTGATGCGGAACTACATGATGGAGCGTTTTCTGGAGCGTATCTCCCTTTCTGAATATCGTGACAAATTTATTCTGAAAGGCGGTATGCTGGTAGCGGCTATGGTTGGTCTGGATGCCCGTTCCACGATGGATTTGGACGCTACTGTAAAAGGAGCCAATGTCAATGTGGAGGACATAGAGAATTTGATTTCCGCTATTGTGAGTGTCCCGCTTGATGATGGCGTCAAATTCCAGCTGAAAAGTATTTCGGAGATTATGGATGAGGCGGAATATCCGGGGATTCGCGTAAATATGACTACAACCTTTGACGGTGTGGTGACGCCTTTGAAGATTGACATTTCCACAGGGGATGCCATTACCCCCAGGGAGATCCGCTACTCTTTCAAGCTGATGCTGGAAGATCGCTCCATTGATATTTGGGCGTACAATCTGGAAACGGTTCTGGCCGAAAAGCTGGAAACGATCATTACCAGAACTACCACCAACACCCGCATGAGAGATTTCTATGACATTTATATTCTGGAACAGCTGCATGGGAATACATTGGACCCTCAGATTCTCCATGATGCGCTGCGGGCCACTGCTCACAAACGCGGGACAGAACGACATCTTGCAGAAGCTGCCGAAGTTTTTGAGGAAGTGGAGAACAGCTCGGTTATGCAGAAACTTTGGGAATCGTACCGCAAAAAATTTTCCTATGCGGCAGATCTGGAGTGGAACATCATCATGGGGGCGGTGCGCAGTTTATACGCTCTCAGTGAAAAGGAATCGAGCCTATGA
- a CDS encoding type IV toxin-antitoxin system AbiEi family antitoxin domain-containing protein has protein sequence MGQFEQLDQLLETQDGMLRTAQVVSAGISKPVFYDYVHSRELERVAHGIYLSKDAWVDAMYLLHLRVEQAVFSHETALFFHDLTDREPLEYTVTVKTGYNPSKLKAEGVQVFTIKAELHGVGLTTAQTPFGHTVPVYDLERTICDLLRSRNNMEMQTFQGALKMYARRKDKDLRTLMRYAGMFRVEKILRQYLEVLL, from the coding sequence GTGGGACAATTTGAACAGCTGGATCAGCTGCTGGAAACACAGGATGGGATGCTGCGAACAGCTCAAGTAGTATCTGCTGGTATTTCTAAGCCTGTTTTTTATGATTATGTGCACTCACGGGAATTGGAGCGGGTCGCGCATGGAATTTATCTTTCCAAGGATGCCTGGGTCGATGCCATGTACTTACTTCATCTGCGGGTCGAACAGGCAGTGTTTTCCCATGAGACAGCTTTATTTTTTCACGATCTGACAGACCGCGAGCCGCTGGAATATACGGTCACAGTCAAGACCGGATATAATCCCTCCAAGCTGAAAGCAGAGGGCGTACAGGTATTCACCATTAAGGCGGAACTGCATGGGGTGGGCCTGACAACGGCTCAGACACCATTTGGGCATACAGTTCCTGTCTATGACCTGGAGCGCACCATCTGCGACCTGCTCCGCAGCAGGAACAACATGGAGATGCAGACTTTTCAAGGGGCATTAAAGATGTATGCCAGAAGAAAAGACAAAGACCTGCGGACATTGATGCGGTATGCCGGTATGTTCCGGGTAGAAAAAATTCTGCGGCAGTATTTGGAGGTGCTTTTATGA
- a CDS encoding helix-turn-helix transcriptional regulator, whose protein sequence is MKLNEAVSKRLLELLDERKMTQYQLYMKSGVPKSTIGNVINCSYDSVKLRIIHEMCQGMGIGIDTFFASPLFQEDNLEP, encoded by the coding sequence ATGAAGCTAAACGAGGCGGTAAGCAAACGTCTGTTAGAATTACTAGATGAAAGAAAAATGACACAATATCAACTGTATATGAAAAGCGGTGTTCCCAAGTCTACGATTGGAAATGTCATCAACTGCTCGTATGATTCGGTTAAGCTACGGATCATTCATGAGATGTGCCAAGGAATGGGGATTGGGATAGATACCTTTTTTGCATCGCCGCTTTTTCAAGAAGATAACCTAGAACCATAA
- a CDS encoding succinate dehydrogenase, producing the protein MRAIWFILKLPLKILMAPVILSLTLFVWICVGIVYVSGLVLGLISMVVALLGVAVLITYSLQNGIILLVIAFLISPYGLPMAAIWLLGKVQDLKFIIQDLVYG; encoded by the coding sequence ATGAGGGCGATCTGGTTCATTCTGAAACTGCCGTTGAAGATTTTAATGGCTCCGGTGATTCTGTCGCTGACCCTGTTCGTCTGGATTTGTGTGGGGATTGTCTATGTCTCCGGTTTGGTGCTGGGGCTTATCAGCATGGTGGTTGCCCTGCTGGGTGTGGCAGTTCTGATTACTTACTCCTTGCAAAACGGCATTATCCTGCTGGTGATAGCATTTCTCATTAGTCCCTATGGTTTGCCAATGGCTGCAATCTGGCTACTGGGCAAGGTACAGGACTTGAAGTTTATCATTCAAGATTTGGTTTATGGATAA
- the mobC gene encoding plasmid mobilization relaxosome protein MobC — protein MSAKKRKRDVPVLFWVSDAEMEAIQQKMAQFGTKNLSAYLRKMAVDGYVVQLDLPELKELVSLLRRSSNNLNQLTRRVHETGRIYDADLEDIAQRQEQLWEGVKEILTQLSRLS, from the coding sequence ATGAGCGCCAAAAAGCGTAAACGGGATGTGCCGGTCCTGTTTTGGGTTTCCGATGCGGAGATGGAAGCGATCCAGCAGAAAATGGCACAGTTCGGAACAAAAAACCTGAGCGCCTATCTGCGGAAGATGGCTGTGGACGGCTATGTGGTACAGCTGGACTTGCCGGAGCTGAAGGAACTGGTATCCCTGTTGCGCCGAAGCAGCAATAACCTGAACCAGCTCACCCGACGGGTACATGAAACGGGGCGGATTTATGATGCTGACCTGGAGGATATAGCCCAACGGCAGGAGCAGTTATGGGAGGGCGTGAAAGAAATCCTAACCCAGCTTTCCAGGCTTTCGTAA